AGGAGGCAGGGATTTCGAAGCTCCCAATGCCGTGGGATCTCTACCACCTACTCCTTGAGGGGACTCAGGCCTCTCTGGCCTCAGCTTTCCCATCCTAACACAGGCCAAGACCAGCACCATCCTCAGGGCACTCCTGAGGAGTCTACAAAATGGAGCCTAAGTGAACAAGGGCCTGATCACGGGACACGTGGATTGACAATTTCTGCAGTCAACCACATTTTAAACATCTGTCTGCACTCCATAACATTCCACTGACCTGGGATATAAGTCTAGAGATACCTAAGGAGGCTTAGtcacccaggtggctcagtggttaagaatctgcctgccaagcaggagatgcaggttcgattcttggcttgggaagatcccctggagaaggaaatggcaacccattccagtattcttgcctaggacattccatggacagaggagcctggtgggccacagtctatggggtcgcaaaagagttggccacaactgagggactaaacctCCACCACCAGTGATATCTATAGGCTAGGCATAGTTGAACATCTACCCAGATTCTAGAATTTTCTAGAACATTTTGAATCTGGGGCCCTCTGTGGCTTGACGTTTCTAGCACTAGTGGGGATGGCTCTGCAGGGAGGTGCTGGGATTTGACCTGGTGGTCACCTTTGGCACTGGAAGTGATGGCCTTGATGGCGAGGTCGTAGGAGTTGGCAGCCAGCACGAAGTCGGCCCGCTGATAGTGAGCATTGCCACACTCCCGCTTCCGGTTGGCCAGGGCCACACGCTCCTGCCCCGTGAGCATCTCCAGGTCAGGCCCATCCACAGCAGTCTTCAGAGTCACCTCCAAGCACAGGGCCGCATGTGGGGGGATGTATGGGCTCCtgctgggggatggggtggggatagCACTCAGACCCAGCGGCCGCCGTGACTGAACCCCCAGGCACACTGGGTTGGCTCAGGAGCGGGCGGGAAAGAGCTGTCACCCCATCCTCAGTAAAACACAAGGAAAGTTAACTATTGCTCCCCTTGAGCTCCGTGACCTGGGGCAGGAGttcccctccctgagcctcagacTCCTTTTCTATAAAGTGTGCAGGCAGATGGGATGAGATGGGGGAACAACCTGTCCCACCCACTCCTGTATCCCCACAGGGACCCCTGTAAGCAGCAGGTTCTCACCTGCCCTGGGGGCCATAGCAGTACTTGGAGTCAGCAGTGACCATAGCCGTCTCCCCCACGTCCATGAGCGGGACACTGAGAtccagggcctgggagggtggggggagcagaACTAGTGGAGTGGGTCGAGGCGCAGCACAGCAGTGCCTGCACACCCCACCACGACCAGCGCATCCCCCAgctcacccccgccccgcccctcttCTCACCTGGATGACGTCGCAGTCGCCCAGGGTGAACACCAGCTCCGGCTCCTCCTGTACCCGCGTGCCATTCTCCAGCGACGTCTGCAGCCGCACAGTGACCACCTGGCCCTTGGTCGGGCGGCTGGAGCCCGGTGGGCCTGGAACCAGCGTCTTCTTCCTCAACAGCCCATTCCCTGCCAAGGAGGGGGAACAAACAGCCTGTCACCAAGCAGCTCAGACGAGTGGCTGCCCCCTGGGCAAACTCTCCCCTCACCGGCAGCTCTGCCTCTCCTGGCGGGGCACAGCACCAGGGCACAAGCTGAGTTTTCAGTGGCCCCTCTCCCACTGACTGGGCAGGGGACACCATGCCTCTGGGCCCCAGTGTCCCTGGCTGGACACTGGGCATGAAAGTATTGATTTGGGGACTGACAATACTGGCCCTGGGATGGGCTCAGTGAATGCTAGCTGGTCTGTTATCTTAAGAAAATCaagcgggggcgggggaggggacatCCCtgtaggtccagtggttaagaatccaccttccaatgcagggtttgatccctggttggggagctaagatcctacatgctgcggggcagcgaagcccatggactgccacTGCTGAGCcggctcaccacagctagagaagctcACAGTCCACGACAAAGAAGAATctgtgcacagcagtgaagatcgagcacagccaaaaattaagaatgaataaacgaggcttccctggtggctcagtggtaaagaatccacctgccaatgcaggaaatatgggctcaatccctgatctgggaagatcccacatgccacaaagcaagtaagcccgtgcgccacaactattgagcctgtgctctagagcccgggagctataactgctgaagcctgtgctcagcaacaagagaagccagaacaatgagaagcccacacactaaAACTgcggagtagcccctgctcgccaaaACTAGAGTAAAGCCagagcagccatgaagacccagcacagccaaaaacaaattaattaaaaagaaaacttcggtataaaaagaaatctagttaattgttaaattaaaaataatttttaaaaagaaaatggagttccctggtggcctaatggttaggattctgcactttcactgctggggcccaggttcaatccctcgtcagggaactgagatcccacaagcagccaacagaaaaggagaagaagaaaaaacatctcGGCTCAGTGAGGGCAAAGGGCTGAGAAAAGCCCTCCTGCCTATCACAATCAAGGCAGCAGGGATGCCCAGAAAAGAGACTCTGGAGCACTACCCTGTCCCCTCTCCTTTGGTTCCAATCTCAGCCCTGAGACATCTGGGTCTCAGTTTACCCAGCCATGAAATGGGGTGGCTGGGGCTTCTCCTGGTGACACCCAGTGAGTAGCCTGCTTGGTTAGTAGAGTACCTGTGATGCCAGGAGTGTGTCCCGACTAAAGCACCACATCACACGGAAAGACCTAAAAGCAAAAGTAACCCCTAGTTCCCCCCTCCAGCCACCAAGGAGACCACTGTGTTCCTCCCCATACCCCAAACAATTTTAGGGATGGCCAGATGGCCACAGCCAACACCTACTGAGTACCAGGCACAAGGCCCCAGACCCTCACAAAGCCACTCAAGGAGCCCCCACAATGATGACACCCACAGTCATTACAACTGCTGGGGTGATAGAGGGCTTATACCTATGGGGCACAAGAGACTGACGTCCTCTGCAGCCACCCAGTGCACAAGAAGCACCTGTATTCTGTAAGTCCCCACGTCTGGAAAACACTGCCGTGAGTCTGAGTAGACCCCAGTCTAAAGATAAAGGGCAGGGAGATCTATTCATATTGTGGAATATTCTAGAGTGTTCCAATTTTCTGCAGTGCTCCCACACTTATACCTGCATCCAGTTTCAGAATCACTTATCCAGTGGATGCCGAGGGATCCCGTGTCTTGAGGCTTCTGGACACTAATAGTGGATATATTGGTAGGATCTCAACTAGGCATTGTCTCTTGCCCAGGGAAACTCTGGGTAAATCACAGCTTCTCTCGAGGCCTGTTTCCTTGACTAGAAGCCTGAATTCTGGCCTCAGAGAGTGGCTGGCTCGAATATAAACAAACAGAGCCACCTTCATGCTCATAGAGGGAGCAGGGCAGTCCTTCCCGTCAGTAGAGAAGAACTTCCCAAACTTTAACAGAGCCAAGGGGGCTGTGCAACCTTGGACAAGtgccttcacctctctgagcctgtttccctaACTGTCAAACAGGGATATGGTAGGAATTACATCACAGGGTTGCTGTGAGAATAAAATTAGAGGATGCACAGGCCTGGCACGGAACCACTGCTTAGTAAACATCAcctggtatttgtttttttaggCATACTGAAGTCTGTATCTGTAGTGGAGGTGAAATCAGTACCAGCTTGGTTTTACTGGTGTCTGTATCGTTGGATCATTAACAGTGATAGCAGCGATGTGCCATCATTTGTGTGGACATCAGCATTACTTGGTGTTCTCGGTAGCAGAACTAGCAGTACTGTTTATTTTCCAGAGTTGCTGTGATGGAGTGGAGGTGGAGGGTGCAGCACTTATGGGTTCTCCTAGTTTCCCTCTTCCAGGGCTTTTCTCAACACTGAGCACACTACTGAAGACTATGAATGGGATGTTCCACAGATCTATTTGACCTTAGAACACAGTTTTGGGGGGCGTGGGTCAGGCACTGGTCAGACAAATGCCAAGAAGAGGAATGGGGGTTGAGAGCTCTGTGTGGCTCTGAGCAGGTGATTCAGCGTCTCTGAGCCCTGTTAGCAGCTCTGAGAAAGcaagtcatgtgtgtgtgtgtgtgtgtgtgtgtgtgtgtgtgtgtgtgtgtgtgtgtgacagagagagagagaagaaaagggctTATAAACATGAAGTGTCTCAAGCAATTGCCTGTGGCTAGTGATCACCGTGGTTACCACGTTTTACTTCCAATCTCCTTCAGGACAGAGATGGGGAAACCCGAGGCTAAGGAGAGGAGAAGGCCTAGGCCAAGGTCACTCCCAAACCTGAGCTGTCTGGGCACCATGGGTCAACCCGAGACACCCCTGCTCCTTACCCAGGATGTCCAGCCACTCGTCGGGGGCCGGGGCGGGCTCAGGCTCGGGCTCCATGGCGGCCAGGAACTCTCGGGCCAGGGCCCCGGGCTGCTCAGCCTCCTCCAGTGGGGGCTGCCCCACATCCTCAAGTGGCGGCAGTTCACTCaggtcctcctcttcctcctcctcgccCTCAGCGTCTTCCACCCCGTCCAGCACCTCGAAGTCCTCAAGTGGTGGGACCCCAGCAGGTGGCGGAGCAGTGGGCTCAGGGTCTGCAGCAGAGGGCTCAGCACAGGATGCCATGCTGCTGGGGGGATGGGAACTGGCCCTGGTTGGGGGAATGGATGGGGGTAAGAATCCCACCACACCCCTCAAACCTCCTCTGCCTCCATTCCCCACAGTGCCCatcacttgctgtgtgactcaggggctccaggccttagtttcctcatctgtacagtgGGTAGAGTAACAATCCTGGTTTGTTCCAAGGATTTAACAACCCACTCACCAAACCCTGGCATCAGGTTCAAACAGCGGTAGCTATTATTAgagttaattattatttaatctttataaacaCCCTGGGAAGTAGAGAACATCCCCTTGCAGAAAAGGAAATTCAGGCCCAGAGTGGCAAAgccatttgcccaaggtcacagagcaaggcAACCACAGGATTCAGGATTTGGAACCTGGGGCTTTATCTGCCCAGACTGGGTGCTGGGATTTTTTTCTGGGGGACAACCCCGAGATTTTGGGGAGGCTATTTTTAGagcccaagagaaaaataaagtgaatcttTACCAGGGCTCCCCACCTTCAGTTGTCCCGTCTCCTAAGGGGAGCCTCCCAGAAACCCCAAGGCAAACCACCCCCCAACACCAGGGACCGTGTCCCAAACCATTCCCTAGagccccttctcctctcctcaGGCCTTCTGACCACCTTCGAAGTAGCCTGCCCCTTAGAGAAGTGGTCGAGACCCCCACGGCTTCTTCCCTGGACCATCAAGAACTGACTCCCTCCCCTAGGCCCCAAGCTCTGGAGGTGGTAAAGCCGTCATGATAGCCCACAGCATCTCCTCCCTAACTATCACCTGCCTGCTCCTTCCGGGCTCGGGTCCCATTTTCTGAGACCCTCCCAGCCCCAACCCCCACAATCCCCTGCGCTCGCATAAataaccctccccccaccccaaccaccgCCCCCAGCCCGGGCCAGCTTCCCCCACAGCTGGTCTGTCGCCCCTAAACACTTTGATCTCCCCAGACGCCCCCTTCCCAATCCCATAACACCCTACGCTCTCCAGacgccccctgccccagcctggccctcCGTCAACCTCCCACCCCAGTCCCCAACGCCCCACGCCTATTTGACGCCACCAGTCTGGGGCTCCCGACCCCCCGCAACCCTCGGGCACCCCTGGCCCTGCACGACTCAGCCGGCAGCGCCCCGACCCGCTGCTCTTGACCCTCCGTGGCCCCCACTCCTGGTCGCCCCCACCAGGTAGCACCCCCTCGGGCACTCCGACCCCCCGCGCCCCCCAGCTCGCCTCCCCCGCGGCCCTTCACCCCGCCTAGCAGTCGCAGCCCCCGCCGCGCCGGGCCCTGGACTAGCCCAGGCCCGGGCAGTGCTTCGGGCCGACGCGGCCCCGCTGGCGCCCCGGGACACGTGCCTCCGGCTCCGGGACCCCAGCCTGGGGTCCtgcgcccccctccccgcccccagccgcGACCGCCGCGCCTCGGGAACCAGGCTCTGGCGCCCAGCCCCGCCCTCACCGCACCCATTGGACGCCGCCGTAGTGAATACAGCGTCCATTGGTCTGCGCGCACATCCGTCTCCGGTACAGGCACCGCCCCCTTCCTGCTTGAATCAGCGGGGCGTTCTTAAAGGGGCAGAGGCCGCCGCGCCACCCCCCGAACGGGGGCGGGAGCGGGGGAGAGGGCGAGGGCGGGAGGCGGGGTTAGGGTGGGGGTGCTGTAGATCCTAGTCAGTTCACAGGTCAGCACCGCGCAGCCTGGCCAGACTAACCGCTTGTCTGACATTCGGCTCATCTGCGAAATGGGGATAAACACCTCTTTCGACGCACTCTCACCTTGAGGGATGTTGGGAGGACAGCATTAAATGGTACTTTCTTAAGGAACTCAGGTTTGCGGGTCAGGGCAGTTCTGAGACTGCTGGATAACCCACCATGAATCCCTAGTTACTTCTGTAGATCACAGGATCCGAGGAAGAGCGACGTGCCCAAGGGCACACGGAACCTTggtacccctcccccaccccaccccaccccacccccaccccacccccaccccacccccaccccacccccacccccggcgcAACGTGGTCTGTCTAATCCCGGGAAGGTTGCCTGGTGCAAACTGGAGGAACTCAATAATGGCTAGGTTAACTGCTGAAAGAGCAGGGCCACTGGGAGGAATCccgcctcccttcctcccctgctGGAGTATGATAAGGTGCCCATGGCCCCAAGGAGAAGGTGGCAGCTTTGATTAGAAGGGTTTTCATGGCTCGTGTTTTGAAAGGAGGGGCACTTACTCCTCcttcactctattttttttttcttcctggcagTTACCCCCTTCCAGAATGATCTTGCTAATTCTTTGGCTTCCCCCAACTCTGCTCCATTCTCCAACGAATTTTGCCTGTTTTATCCTTACCACCTTCTTGAATGATGCTTAGGGTCTACGGGAGTTCAATAGATGAATGAGtaactgaattaatgaataaatgaaacgcTGGCTTTTGGAGGTAGCTAAGATTGTGGGAGGTAACTCACTTTTGGAGATAATTTGTCAGATAGGAGCTCTGAGGTCACCTCCTactggaagccctccctgacctccCCAAGGCAAGACTAGGTGTTTTGATTGGTGCAGTCTTGGTATACTTCATTGGTGATTCACTTCTGTCTGTGCCATCAGTTGACTTAAGACCCTCCAAATCTGGGAAGAATATGTTGTCTCATTATTTTAGTCCTGAGACCTACATAgtgatagctcagtcagtaaagaatctgcctgcaatgcaggagacccagcttcgattcctgggtcaggaagattcccctggagaaggaagtggcaacccactccagtactcttgcctagagaatcccatggacagaggagcctggcaggctacagtccatggtgtcgcaagagtcagacaccacttagtaactaaaccaccaccaaatctGGGAAGAATATAATGTTTCTCATCGTTTTAGTCCTGAGACCTACATAGtgatagtgcctggcacaaaacagGGAGAGGTATTCAGGGAAATCattgtggaaggaaggaaggctggCCAGCCAGAAGAGGTGGTAAGGTAGCAGGATTATGTGAAATTGCCTGGGAAGGAATATCAAATAAACCTTGGGCCAACCCTGGTTCTGAGGGACTTGGACTAATCTCTGCTCATCTCTGAATCTGTTTCATCTGCATAATGGAGTCATTTACCCAACCAGTCCCACCTCTGTTATAGGGGCAGAAGGAACTGTAGCAAACAACAATAatacaaaaacaattaaaatgaacaaatataaagtGATAACATCAATTATGGTAATGTAATAGTGACTGACAGGTGCCACAGAGGCAAACACCTTACGTGTACTTAAtcctcaggaaatggcaacccactgcggtattcttgcctggaaaatcccatggacagaggagtctggcaggctacagtccacggggtcacaaagagttggacacgactgggcgacttcactttcactttagtgaaATCCTCACATCAGCCTTGTGAGCCAAATACTCTGATATTTGGAAGCCACGTCATTGGCTGTGTATAAAGCTGCAATTGTCATATTCTCCCGGTGAACTGAGCTTTTTATTATTATGACATGCCCCTCTTTATGCTTCTTGCCTTAGAGTGGACTTTGATATAAAAATCACACACCTATTCTCCATTGGTGCATGTTTTAAATGCTCCATTCTCTTCCACCTTTTACCTTCCACCTTTATGTATCCTTGTGTTATTCATGTGCCCCTTGTAAGCAGCAAAGAACTGGGTTTTGCTTTTTGATTTGGTCTGCCCATCTTTGCCTTTTAACTAGGGCATTTGGTCTGTTTACACTTAATGTAATTATAGACATATTTGGACTTAAATCTgcctttttatgtgttttttgccacctaatttttctctctcttgtatTCTTTAAGATAGGATGTGAATGTTTTGGTAAGACtctttattatcctcatttttacagagagagaaactgaggcacggatTAATGAAGGATAAGATGGGCCAGGTCTTTTTTACCCATTGAACTTCTCTTCCAGCCAGGCAGCCAGATATTGCACAAACAATAATGTAGATAAATATCTAATTGCAGCTTTGGTGAGCGCTGTgcaggaaataaaactgaaaaaagtagCAGAGAAAGGTTTCCTGTCCCCAGCCTTAGGTTTCCCCCCAACCAATGTCACCATCGCTGAGCTGACTGAGcattcccaccccttcccaccctctctctcaaatacacaaaagaggaaaatattttcttgtctcTACTCCACTGTGCGCAGAACATTTGGAACCAGGCAAGTCCCTTTTGGCCTCAATGTGCAGCTCCCACCCCTTCCAGGACCCTTGTAAATGTTTCCTGGCCTCCAACAAAGCCCAAGAGACCTACTGAAACGTTTCTGCAGTCTGGACCTCTTCTGCTACAGCCTGCAGACACAGTCATGGTTCTACTTTTCCCAGCAGCCATCACCCAGACTCTTCTCAGCACTGGCTGCTGTCTGACTCATGGAGTTCCAATATTCGTAAAAGATCCAATCTACACTACATGCTTTCACACCATCCTGTCTTTGTTCCTGTGGTCCCTTCAGCCCTGGATGATTGTCAGCACCCAGAAAACTCCTAATCCTACCTCAAAACTCCATCCaagaaacttcccaggtggtccagtggctaagactccacattctgaacacagagggcctgggttcaacccctggttggggaactaaatcccacatgctacaactaagagtttgcacgccgcaactaagattctacatgctgcaactaagattttGCATGCTGCTCCGAAGATTGAAGATTTCATGCACTGCAGCTAAGACTTGGCAGAGCTGCTCTGGCCACCAGGCTCTCTATGGGACACAGCAGTGAGCACACGCTTGCAGGCAGGGCTCACCATCTTGGACCACCAGTGTCCCCCACAGGCCCCTGCATCTGGAGAACCTGCATACTGACCTCCCCAACCCCCAAGATCTATCCCATAAAGATGCTTGGAAATGGCTTTTTGAGACCCCAGCTAGGAAATCAGGGGAAGATTCCTGAAGAGTCTGCCTCCTTTTTGTTCTTATTCTGAACAAAATGTGCACATTAAAgctgctatttctttcttttttttttttttttaatatttatttggctacgctgggtcttagttgcagcatgcagaatctagttctctgactaggaatctaacccagaccccctgcattgggagcacagagtcttagccacaggaccacagggaagtcccaaagctgCCAAACAAACATTCAGATGTACCTGCTTCCTGGCCTTGAAAGTCTTCACACCCAATTCTTCAGGCTCCTCCAGCTCTGAGTCTCTCCTCCCTTTAGCCCAGCACTGTTTCCTTCAGGGCTGGGAGTGTCCGTGTTGGACTCGGCTTCATTACCCAAGGCTAGGCAGGGACTGAGTATTTTCTGGATCCTCAGAATACAGGCCAAAGCCTGAAAGGGTGGCTAGAatttactgaataattttttaaattgttggttAAACTATAAGAATGCATAAGAATCCTCACCAGCATTAACTTTTCAATGAATGAAGGCAGGAGAGCATGGGAGTAATAATACAGTTTACCCACAGATAACCCTCAGTTTATCAAGGGTTTACAATGGGCCAAGTGTTACAAGGAATTAATCCTGAAGGAATCACGAGGTTAAGCCACTTGCTCAAGGACAGTCAGCTAGGGTGTGACAGCTGGAATTTTAACTCAGATATGTCCTGTTCTag
The DNA window shown above is from Bos indicus x Bos taurus breed Angus x Brahman F1 hybrid chromosome 7, Bos_hybrid_MaternalHap_v2.0, whole genome shotgun sequence and carries:
- the FKBP8 gene encoding peptidyl-prolyl cis-trans isomerase FKBP8 isoform X2; the protein is MGTVGNGGRGGLRGVVGFLPPSIPPTRASSHPPSSMASCAEPSAADPEPTAPPPAGVPPLEDFEVLDGVEDAEGEEEEEEDLSELPPLEDVGQPPLEEAEQPGALAREFLAAMEPEPEPAPAPDEWLDILGNGLLRKKTLVPGPPGSSRPTKGQVVTVRLQTSLENGTRVQEEPELVFTLGDCDVIQALDLSVPLMDVGETAMVTADSKYCYGPQGRSPYIPPHAALCLEVTLKTAVDGPDLEMLTGQERVALANRKRECGNAHYQRADFVLAANSYDLAIKAITSSAKVDMTFEEEEQLLQLKVKCLNNLAASQLKLDHYRAALRSCSLVLEHQPDNIKALFRKGKVLAQQGEYSEAIPILRAALKLEPSNKTIHAELSKLVKKHAAQRSTETALYRKMLGNPSRLPAKCPGKGAWSIPWKWLFGATAVALGGVALSVVIAARN
- the FKBP8 gene encoding peptidyl-prolyl cis-trans isomerase FKBP8 isoform X3; the encoded protein is MASCAEPSAADPEPTAPPPAGVPPLEDFEVLDGVEDAEGEEEEEEDLSELPPLEDVGQPPLEEAEQPGALAREFLAAMEPEPEPAPAPDEWLDILGNGLLRKKTLVPGPPGSSRPTKGQVVTVRLQTSLENGTRVQEEPELVFTLGDCDVIQALDLSVPLMDVGETAMVTADSKYCYGPQGSRSPYIPPHAALCLEVTLKTAVDGPDLEMLTGQERVALANRKRECGNAHYQRADFVLAANSYDLAIKAITSSAKVDMTFEEEEQLLQLKVKCLNNLAASQLKLDHYRAALRSCSLVLEHQPDNIKALFRKGKVLAQQGEYSEAIPILRAALKLEPSNKTIHAELSKLVKKHAAQRSTETALYRKMLGNPSRLPAKCPGKGAWSIPWKWLFGATAVALGGVALSVVIAARN
- the FKBP8 gene encoding peptidyl-prolyl cis-trans isomerase FKBP8 isoform X1, producing the protein MGTVGNGGRGGLRGVVGFLPPSIPPTRASSHPPSSMASCAEPSAADPEPTAPPPAGVPPLEDFEVLDGVEDAEGEEEEEEDLSELPPLEDVGQPPLEEAEQPGALAREFLAAMEPEPEPAPAPDEWLDILGNGLLRKKTLVPGPPGSSRPTKGQVVTVRLQTSLENGTRVQEEPELVFTLGDCDVIQALDLSVPLMDVGETAMVTADSKYCYGPQGSRSPYIPPHAALCLEVTLKTAVDGPDLEMLTGQERVALANRKRECGNAHYQRADFVLAANSYDLAIKAITSSAKVDMTFEEEEQLLQLKVKCLNNLAASQLKLDHYRAALRSCSLVLEHQPDNIKALFRKGKVLAQQGEYSEAIPILRAALKLEPSNKTIHAELSKLVKKHAAQRSTETALYRKMLGNPSRLPAKCPGKGAWSIPWKWLFGATAVALGGVALSVVIAARN